Proteins co-encoded in one Scomber scombrus chromosome 14, fScoSco1.1, whole genome shotgun sequence genomic window:
- the gng3 gene encoding guanine nucleotide-binding protein G(I)/G(S)/G(O) subunit gamma-3, whose protein sequence is MKGDTPVNSTMSVGQARKLVEQLKIEASFCRIKVSKAAADLMAYCDAHACDDPLISPVPTSENPFREKKFFCALL, encoded by the exons ATGAAAGGAGACACCCCAGTGAACAGCACCATGAGTGTCGGACAAGCCAGGAAGCTGGTGGAGCAACTGAAGATAGAGGCTAGTTTCTGCAGGATAAAG GTATCAAAGGCAGCAGCCGACCTGATGGCGTACTGCGACGCACACGCCTGTGACGACCCCCTGATCAGCCCAGTGCCCACCTCAGAGAACCCCTTCAGGGAGAAGAAGTTCTTCTGCGCTCTGCTTTGA
- the banf1 gene encoding barrier-to-autointegration factor, producing MSSTSQKHRDFVAEPMGEKPVNALAGIGEVLGKRLEEKGFDKAYVVLGQFLVLKKDEELFRDWLKDTCGANAKQQGDCFGCLKEWCDAFL from the exons ATGTCGTCGACGTCCCAAAAACATAGAGACTTTGTGGCCGAGCCCATGGGCGAGAAGCCTGTGAATGCTCTTGCAGGCATCGGAGAGGTCCTTGGCAAACGACTGGAGGAGAAAGGTTTTGACAAG GCGTATGTCGTCCTCGGGCAGTTTCTAGTGctaaagaaagatgaggagcTTTTCCGGGACTGGCTGAAGGACACTTGTGGGGCAAATGCCAAACAACAAGGTGACTGCTTTGGCTGTCTTAAAGAATGGTGTGAcgccttcctataa